The Catharus ustulatus isolate bCatUst1 chromosome 15, bCatUst1.pri.v2, whole genome shotgun sequence genome has a window encoding:
- the TCOF1 gene encoding treacle protein isoform X4: protein MAADGGGGRELLALIHQHLLRGGFARAARELQAQSGQKLLPSFSASLEDIFTHWEKTPSNSKRRNVSDEEAAIPEKIRVPDPVSSSESSEKEEDEKEKAKAACAASLSLATNSVVNVESSEEDESSSEEEALAGKGAVTVTAAVVGGKAANSLHSPPKPTAPAGRAAGLSAADRTVLSNKQQPNAPAAAPAPANTQKLPSPGKPGHATAAVAKVGQNKAPVPTKAPESSSSSSSSSSESEEEEETPAVKAPAPKAEPAAGAESSSEESSEDTSSEEELAIPAIQAKPAVKTVRSNAAPVKSAPAASVSLKKNAVKQTAVAASQARPASIAAPGAAQPDDTSESSGSSDSEDEEHPLVTQTKPPPKVVPSPVKPTPAASLSVKAAPAKTLPLSQGKTAPKPTVPKQAKTTLGRTAAAVKSAESIKVVESSASSASEEEDVPVPISQKRLSDQPRPIPDQSQADKAVQPEKAVVSTLKSQVSESGSSDSSDSEEESPAAQRQPPQAVKTNSVPQPTNVKKAPPSAPATAPPAVDSSDDSSEESDSEDEIVPPSQSLSQQNVRVTAVPSMVAAKANASLPSGKRKKTPAVPAVSGVSESLSSEHNMLEGKVPTASSQKQTVPVGKAPSASTAAPGNSTAKARKPVLQPGQDSHPSQAVPPTHAVNTSDSSSSSDSDEEAPKQPSKPAGSPQKPGGTQPAHRSSSESSEEEEDAASQSLLTGYPVLSKTPVTPQAPKTVPPQPGGEVGQGKAAGSAANSLTKGSLKAAPADSSSSDSSDSETDDNQVAANHKTENNPPSGQEATEASNKKKVAGKTEPGHTSLKASSLKKTLTTKENNVGATGVQVTSASSHALLSIPESQQPSSGSETEVTTSDKTPAVQTAEGSEVKKKKKKDKKEKKEKKEKEKKKPSSTTDRAVKTPKSKDKENKKQKTSQKRKLTGEDGAVGQPKEKKRKGQTTEEVPKKKKKKADGDLEKVTGSKEKKKAAKKKKTEKEKKTEKEKKSKKASLEGVSVADGSAEAHKKKKKKKKGAEPEGL, encoded by the exons AACTCCCTCAAATTCCAAGAGAAGAAACGTGAGTGATGAGGAGGCAGCCATCCCAGAAAAGATCAGAGTTCCTGATCCCgtgagcagctctgagagctcagagaaagaagaggatGAGAAAGAGAAGGCGAAAGCTGCATGTG CTGCCAGCCTTTCTCTGGCCACAAACTCGGTAGTGAATGTAGAAAGCAGCGAGGAAGATGAGTCGTCGTCGGAAGAGGAGGCTCTGGCTGGGAAAGGTGCAGTGACG gtgacagcagctgtggTGGGTGGCAAAGCTGCCAACTCCCTGCATTCTCCTCCCAAGCCCACtgccccagcaggcagagcagcagggctctctgctgctgacagaaCTGTGCTCTCTAACAAGCAGCAGCCCAatgccccagctgcagctccagccccagccaacACCCAGAAACTGCCCAGTCCTGGGAAACCTGGACatgccacagcagctgtggccaAAGTAGGGCAAAACAAAGCACCAGTACCAACCAAAGCACCAGAaagttccagcagcagcagcagctcctcatccgAGAgcgaggaggaagaggagacaCCAGCTGTGAAGGCCCCAGCCCCCAAAGCGG AaccagctgctggggctgagagcagcagtgaggaatCAAGTGAGGACACATCCtctgaggaggagctggcaaTTCCAGCCATCCAG GCCAAGCCAGCTGTGAAAACAGTGCGGTCTAACGCAGCACCTGTGAAAAGTGCACCTGCTGCTTCAGTGTCCCTTAAGAAGAATGCAGTGAAGCAAACAGCAGTGGCAGCAAGCCAGGCCAGACCTGCATCAAtagcagctcctggggctgcacagcctgATGACACCTCAGAGAGCAGTGGCTCATCGGACAGTGAAGATGAAGAGCATCCATTAGTAACCCAA ACAAAGCCACCTCCAAAAGTCGTCCCATCCCCAGTGAAACCTACACCAGCAGCATCACTCTCTGTcaaagcagctccagcaaaAACACTTCCACTGTCACAAGGGAAGACAGCACCAAAACCAACAGTGCCAAAGCAGGCTAAAACCACACTGGGAaggactgctgctgctgtgaaatcTGCTGAAAGTATAAAGGTAGTGGAGAGCTCTGCCTCATCAGCCAGTGAAGAGGAggatgtccctgtgcccatAAGCCAGAAG aGGTTGTCAGACCAGCCTAGGCCTATTCCTGACCAGAGCCAGGCTGATAAAGCTGTGCAGCCTGAAAAAGCAGTGGTAAGCACCTTGAAAAGCCAGGTTTCAGAAAGTGGGAGCAGTGACTCGTCTGACAGTGAGGAGGAgtctcctgcagcacagagacagCCTCCACAAGCTG TAAAAACCAATTCTGTGCCCCAGCCAACAAACGTGAAAAAGGCACCACCTTCAGCACCAGCTACAGCCCCCCCAGCTGTGGACAGCAGCGATGATTCCAGTGAGGAGTCAGATTCAGAGGATGAAATAGTCCCCCCTTCCcag AGTCTGTCCCAGCAGAACGTCAGAGTAACTGCAGTTCCGAGCATGGTGGCTGCAAAGGCAAATGCCAGCCTGCCttcagggaagaggaaaaaaactcctgctgtccctgcagtgagtGGAGTGTCTGAGAGCTTGAGCTCAGAGCACAACATGCTGGAAGGAAAG GTCCCCACTGCTTCTAGCCAAAAGCAAACGGTTCCTGTGGGAAAAGCTccttctgccagcactgccGCCCCAGGAAATTCCACTGCCAAGGCAAGGAAACCagtcctgcagccaggacaggacagcCACCCAAGCCAGGCCGTGCCACCCACTCATGCAGTGAACACCTCAGACAGCAGCAGTTCCTCTGACAGTGATGAGGAGGCACCCAAGCAGCCTTCCAAACCTG CAGGTTCTCCACAGAAACCAGGAGGGACCCAGCCAGCCCACAGATCTTCCTCGGAGtccagtgaggaggaggaggatgcagcATCACAG TCCCTCCTCACAGGCTACCCAGTCCTCTCCAAGACCCCAGTAACGCCCCAGGCACCAAAGACGGttcctccccagcctggaggTGAGGTGGGGCAAGGGAAggcagctgggagtgctgcaaACTCCCTCACCAAGGGCTCCCTGAAAGCAGCCCCAGCTGACAGCTcaagcagtgacagcagtgactcTGAAACAGATGACAACCAGGTGGCTGCAAACCACAAAACAG aaaacaaCCCCCCATCAGGGCAGGAAGCTACAGAGGCCTCCAACAAAAAGAAGGTGGCAGGAAAAACAGAGCCAGGTCACACCAGCCTCAAAGCTTCCTCACTGAAGAAAACCCTGACAACAAAAGAGAACAATGTTGGGGCAACAGGGGTGCAAGTGACCTCAGCATCATCACAtgccctgctctccatcccagaGTCACAGCAGCCAAGCTCAGGGAGTGAAACTGAGGTCACCACTTCTGACAAAACCCCTGCAGTGCAGACAGCAGAGGGGTCGGaagtgaagaagaagaagaaaaaggacaaaaaggagaaaaaagagaaaaaagaaaaggagaaaaagaaaccgTCCTCCACAACAGACAGGGCTGTGAAAACACCCAAGAGCAAAGACAAAGAGAATAAGAAGCAGAAAACGTCTCAGAAGCGGAAGCTGACAGGAGaggatggggctgtggggcagcccaAGGAGAAGAAACGGAAAGGGCAAACTACTGAAGAAGtacccaaaaagaaaaagaagaaagcagatgGTGACCTGGAGAAGGTGACAggcagcaaggaaaagaaaaaagcagctaAAA aaaagaagactgaaaaagaaaagaagactgaaaaagaaaagaagagcaaaaaggCATCCTTGGAAGGGGTGTCTGTAGCAGATGGCTCTGCTGAGGCtcacaagaagaagaagaag AAGAAGAAAGGAGCTGAGCCTGAAGGATTGTGA